The Micromonospora sp. Llam0 genome includes a window with the following:
- a CDS encoding IucA/IucC family protein yields the protein MSGGGSAVGVLSGGRSCGCGLGVVGVDAAVASAVAGLGRVAPELVAGFREAVPWAAGVVGGRLVDALCREDVGGVRGSWRGAGRWHGFDRFVADAGSVADPLAVLPVSVLARRRGWALAVELTDAVVNLAVAVARPGPARGPEDPDGWGVWAERLAVAGHNLHPCGRTRLGWSVADVVAHDVESPVTGVGFVAVRRDLHVGEDVAAELARWYPQVPVAPPGWVVQPVHVWQRSVVSSRYADLVDRGVVRLLPGVVPAVPTAAVRTVLLPVGRDGSRRYLKVSVDIQVTSTRRTISVASVRNGPALSTVLASLVAADEVAARRLVLLPEVAGAAVRVGSGRDMSVIVRGGLAGRLVPGEVAVPGVALVTAAQLGRRVADFGAVRGLVGAPAGLGFLGAYARVVLPPLLRLASRFGVALEAHLQNCLPTFRDGVPFRLVVRDFAGLRLLLPRLAAAGVEVGLVAGSVVGTDDAAVMRAKLGYTAVQAHLGEVVLGLVSGWGVDEAAAWRVVREVVDEVYDGLRSAGGVAAGWAADDHRAWTAPMVAHKALVRMRLTGAGDVYVPVRNPVGDAGFDGGPPVGARCRR from the coding sequence GTGAGCGGCGGCGGGTCGGCGGTGGGGGTGCTGTCCGGGGGTCGGTCGTGTGGTTGCGGGTTGGGTGTGGTCGGGGTGGACGCGGCGGTGGCGTCGGCGGTGGCCGGGTTGGGGCGGGTGGCGCCGGAGCTGGTGGCGGGGTTCCGGGAGGCGGTGCCGTGGGCGGCGGGGGTGGTCGGTGGGCGGTTGGTGGACGCGTTGTGCCGGGAGGATGTGGGCGGGGTGCGGGGATCGTGGCGGGGTGCGGGCCGGTGGCACGGGTTCGACCGGTTCGTGGCCGACGCGGGGTCGGTGGCGGATCCGTTGGCGGTGTTGCCGGTGTCGGTGTTGGCGCGGCGGCGGGGCTGGGCGTTGGCGGTGGAGTTGACTGACGCGGTGGTGAATCTGGCGGTGGCGGTGGCGCGGCCTGGTCCGGCGCGGGGTCCGGAGGATCCGGACGGGTGGGGGGTGTGGGCTGAGCGGCTGGCGGTGGCGGGGCACAACCTGCATCCGTGTGGGCGTACCCGGTTGGGGTGGTCGGTGGCGGATGTGGTGGCGCACGATGTGGAGTCGCCGGTGACGGGGGTCGGGTTCGTGGCGGTGCGCCGGGATCTGCATGTGGGTGAGGATGTGGCGGCGGAGTTGGCGCGCTGGTATCCGCAGGTGCCGGTGGCGCCGCCGGGCTGGGTGGTGCAGCCGGTGCATGTGTGGCAGCGGTCGGTGGTGTCGTCGCGGTACGCGGATCTGGTGGATCGGGGCGTGGTGCGGTTGTTGCCGGGGGTGGTGCCGGCGGTGCCGACGGCGGCGGTGCGTACGGTGCTGCTGCCGGTGGGGCGGGACGGTTCGCGGCGGTACCTGAAGGTGTCGGTGGACATTCAGGTGACGTCGACGCGGCGGACGATCTCGGTGGCGAGTGTGCGGAACGGTCCGGCGTTGTCGACGGTGTTGGCGTCGTTGGTGGCGGCCGACGAGGTGGCGGCGCGGCGGCTGGTGTTGTTGCCGGAGGTGGCGGGTGCGGCGGTGCGGGTGGGGTCGGGGCGGGACATGTCGGTGATCGTGCGGGGCGGGTTGGCGGGGCGGTTGGTGCCGGGTGAGGTGGCGGTGCCGGGGGTGGCGTTGGTGACGGCGGCGCAGCTGGGGCGGCGGGTGGCGGATTTCGGTGCGGTGCGGGGGTTGGTGGGGGCGCCGGCCGGGTTGGGGTTCCTGGGGGCGTACGCGCGGGTGGTGTTGCCGCCGTTGCTGCGGTTGGCGAGCCGGTTCGGGGTGGCGTTGGAGGCGCATCTGCAGAACTGTCTGCCGACGTTCCGTGACGGGGTGCCGTTCCGGTTGGTGGTGCGGGACTTCGCGGGTCTGCGGTTGTTGCTGCCGCGGTTGGCGGCTGCGGGGGTCGAGGTCGGGTTGGTGGCGGGTTCTGTGGTGGGTACCGACGACGCGGCGGTGATGCGGGCAAAGTTGGGGTACACGGCGGTGCAGGCGCATCTGGGTGAGGTGGTGCTGGGGTTGGTGTCGGGGTGGGGGGTCGACGAGGCGGCGGCGTGGCGGGTGGTGCGGGAGGTGGTGGACGAGGTATACGACGGGTTGCGGTCGGCTGGTGGGGTCGCCGCGGGCTGGGCGGCCGATGATCATCGGGCGTGGACGGCGCCGATGGTGGCGCACAAGGCGTTGGTGCGGATGCGGTTGACCGGTGCCGGGGACGTGTACGTGCCGGTGCGCAACCCGGTCGGTGACGCCGGGTTCGATGGTGGTCCGCCGGTGGGGGCGCGGTGCCGGCGGTGA
- a CDS encoding alanine racemase — MTVPAVVAAVVAELAAGDEPVCAYVYDRAVLRAVAARLRAALPAGAVLLYAMKANGHPAVVAELAAAVDGVEVASGGELAAAVAAGAGQVVFGGPAKTDGQLAAAVAAGAVVNVESVLELRRLDLVARAAGVPAVVAVRVNRPGGGLAGSHRMAGAATQFGVDEAELGAVVAVAAGLPGVRLVGFSLHAVSNNVDAVAHAGFVVDAVGWAVAAARRWGVGLEYVNVGGGFGVDYRGGRRFDVAALRAGLAGLAVPSGVRLVFEPGRLLVADAGWYVTQVVDLKRTQGRWFAVVRGGTHHFRLPAAWGYDHPFGVVPVDRWPYPFARPQVAAAAVDVAGELCTPRDVLCRGQVVERLRVGDVVVFGRAGAYGWDISHHDFLRHPYPRMVVV; from the coding sequence GTGACGGTGCCGGCGGTGGTGGCGGCGGTGGTGGCGGAGTTGGCCGCCGGTGACGAGCCGGTGTGCGCGTACGTGTACGACCGGGCGGTGCTGCGGGCGGTGGCGGCGCGGCTGCGGGCGGCGTTGCCGGCGGGTGCGGTGCTGCTGTACGCGATGAAGGCGAACGGGCATCCGGCGGTGGTGGCGGAGTTGGCGGCGGCGGTGGACGGGGTGGAGGTGGCGTCGGGTGGTGAGTTGGCGGCGGCGGTGGCGGCGGGTGCCGGTCAGGTGGTGTTCGGTGGGCCGGCGAAGACGGACGGGCAGTTGGCGGCGGCGGTGGCGGCGGGTGCGGTGGTGAACGTGGAGAGTGTGTTGGAGTTGCGGCGGTTGGATCTGGTGGCGCGGGCGGCGGGGGTGCCGGCGGTGGTGGCGGTGCGGGTGAACCGGCCGGGTGGCGGGTTGGCGGGCAGTCACCGGATGGCGGGTGCGGCGACGCAGTTCGGGGTGGACGAGGCGGAGTTGGGTGCGGTGGTGGCGGTGGCGGCGGGGTTGCCGGGGGTGCGGCTGGTGGGGTTCAGTCTGCACGCGGTGTCGAACAACGTGGACGCGGTGGCGCATGCGGGGTTCGTGGTGGATGCGGTGGGCTGGGCGGTTGCGGCGGCGCGGCGGTGGGGGGTGGGGTTGGAGTATGTGAACGTGGGCGGCGGCTTCGGGGTGGACTACCGGGGTGGGCGGCGGTTCGACGTGGCGGCGCTGCGGGCCGGGTTGGCGGGGTTGGCGGTGCCGTCGGGGGTGCGGTTGGTGTTCGAGCCGGGTCGGTTGCTGGTGGCGGACGCCGGCTGGTATGTGACGCAGGTGGTGGATCTGAAGCGGACGCAGGGCCGGTGGTTCGCGGTGGTGCGGGGTGGCACGCACCATTTTCGGTTGCCGGCGGCGTGGGGGTACGACCATCCGTTCGGGGTGGTGCCGGTGGACCGGTGGCCGTATCCGTTCGCCCGGCCGCAGGTGGCGGCTGCGGCGGTGGATGTGGCGGGTGAGTTGTGTACGCCGCGCGACGTGCTGTGCCGGGGGCAGGTGGTGGAGCGGCTACGGGTGGGTGACGTGGTGGTGTTCGGCCGGGCCGGCGCGTACGGGTGGGACATTTCGCATCATGATTTCCTGCGGCATCCGTACCCGCGGATGGTGGTGGTGTGA
- the def gene encoding peptide deformylase: MTMRPIRIIGDAVLRTPAEPVTDFDHTLRALVTDLMDTLLGAPGRAGVAAPQIGVSARVFVYDADGHRGHVVNPRLEPTGDPSADDTDTDDEGCLSIPGLYFPTTRARHATVHGVDQHGQPVTVTGSGFLARALQHETDHLDGRLYVDTLRGDTRRRALREIRAARWARH; this comes from the coding sequence ATGACCATGCGCCCGATCCGGATCATCGGCGACGCCGTGCTGCGCACCCCCGCCGAACCGGTCACCGACTTCGACCACACCCTGCGCGCACTGGTCACCGACCTGATGGACACCCTGCTCGGCGCCCCCGGCCGCGCCGGCGTCGCCGCCCCGCAGATCGGCGTCAGCGCCCGCGTGTTCGTCTACGACGCCGACGGCCACCGCGGCCACGTCGTCAACCCCCGGCTGGAACCCACCGGCGACCCGTCAGCCGACGACACCGACACCGACGACGAAGGCTGCCTGTCCATCCCCGGCCTGTACTTCCCGACCACCCGCGCCCGCCACGCCACCGTCCACGGCGTCGACCAGCACGGCCAACCCGTCACCGTCACCGGCAGCGGATTCCTCGCCCGCGCCCTGCAACACGAAACCGACCACCTCGACGGCCGCCTCTACGTCGACACCCTGCGCGGCGACACCCGCCGCCGGGCGCTGCGCGAGATCCGCGCCGCCCGCTGGGCCCGCCACTGA
- a CDS encoding DUF5999 family protein produces MCQHQPICPTADAVDREAARAVACFHEQGWSLLCNGVIVFEDTGELLPDGSSIAPHRGPARHALAA; encoded by the coding sequence ATGTGCCAGCACCAACCGATCTGTCCCACGGCTGACGCCGTCGACCGGGAAGCGGCCCGCGCTGTCGCCTGCTTCCACGAACAGGGCTGGAGCCTGCTCTGCAACGGTGTCATCGTGTTCGAGGACACCGGCGAACTGCTTCCCGACGGCAGCAGCATCGCCCCGCACCGCGGCCCCGCCCGGCACGCCCTCGCCGCCTGA